The Mercurialis annua linkage group LG2, ddMerAnnu1.2, whole genome shotgun sequence genome contains a region encoding:
- the LOC126666852 gene encoding uncharacterized protein LOC126666852 — translation MDPCPFVRLIIESLALKLPLATKPAGSGVHPSATPCFCKLRIKNFPSQTALIPLCSTDSASSPDTTTSATGFHLDASVIRRLSAKPTALHVEVYTGRMGRTCGVNGGKLLGKVQVSIELGNAGVTNSRVFQNGWLNLGNQPDKPAAKLHIVVRSEPDPRFIFQFGGEPECSPVVFQIQGNIRQPVFSCKFSADRNSRTRSLPSDFTLNGNRGWRSTFSSEKERPGRERKGWMIMIYDLSGSPVAAASIITPFVPSPGTDRVSRSNPGAWLILRPNGFSVSNWKPWGRLEAWRERGPIDGLGYKFELVIDNGGPSRGIPIAEATMSSRKGGEFCIDSRVMKDSGLMSSRSPVKGFVMGATVEGEGKISKPVVQVGVQHVTCMADAALFVAVSAAIDLSMDACRLFSHKLRKELCYDEQDWFS, via the exons ATGGATCCATGTCCGTTTGTTCGTTTAATTATCGAATCACTCGCTTTAAAGCTTCCTCTAGCCACTAAACCCGCCGGTTCCGGTGTTCATCCGTCAGCCACTCCGTGTTTTTGTAAACTACGTATCAAGAATTTCCCTTCCCAAACTGCCCTCATCCCTCTCTGTAGTACTGATTCGGCTTCCTCGCCGGACACCACCACCTCCGCTACCGGTTTTCATCTCGACGCTAGTGTTATCCGTCGTCTTTCTGCTAAGCCGACTGCGTTACACGTGGAGGTTTATACCGGCCGTATGGGTCGCACGTGTGGAGTCAACGGCGGGAAGTTACTTGGGAAAGTTCAGGTCAGTATTGAGTTAGGTAATGCTGGCGTGACTAATTCAAGAGTGTTTCAAAATGGTTGGTTAAATCTTGGGAACCAGCCTGATAAACCGGCGGCTAAGCTTCATATAGTGGTTCGGTCTGAACCCGACCCTCGGTTTATTTTTCAGTTCGGCGGTGAACCGGAGTGTAGCCCCGTTGTTTTTCAGATTCAAGGAAATATACGACAGCCTGTTTTCAGTTGCAAGTTTAGTGCTGACCGGAACTCACGAACTCG ATCTCTGCCATCAGATTTCACTCTCAACGGCAACAGAGGATGGAGAAGTACATTTTCCAGCGAAAAAGAACGGCCAGGAAGGGAAAGAAAAGGATGGATGATAATGATATACGATCTCTCCGGCTCACCAGTAGCAGCCGCTTCAATCATCACTCCATTCGTTCCCTCCCCTGGGACGGACCGGGTTTCCAGATCGAACCCAGGTGCATGGTTAATACTCAGACCTAACGGTTTCTCAGTCAGCAATTGGAAACCATGGGGTCGTCTCGAGGCGTGGCGAGAGAGAGGTCCTATAGACGGTCTAGGTTACAAATTTGAGCTCGTAATCGACAATGGTGGACCAAGCCGCGGTATCCCAATTGCTGAAGCTACAATGAGTTCAAGAAAAGGCGGAGAGTTTTGCATCGATAGTAGAGTAATGAAGGATTCAGGCTTGATGAGTTCGAGATCACCCGTTAAAGGTTTCGTGATGGGCGCTACCGTCGAAGGCGAAGGTAAAATTAGCAAGCCTGTGGTACAAGTTGGTGTTCAGCATGTGACTTGTATGGCTGATGCTGCTTTATTTGTAGCAGTTTCAGCTGCAATTGATTTAAGTATGGACGCTTGTCGTCTATTCTCGCATAAGCTTCGAAAGGAGCTTTGCTACGATGAGCAAGACTGGTTTTCATGA